A genomic stretch from Sulfurimonas sediminis includes:
- a CDS encoding glutathionylspermidine synthase family protein — MITTQKLSPIDDETLEEIGFTWHTDSDGSKYVSDELVEVTQEEAEAYYEAANTLYDMYVEAAEYVISNDLFFDLGIPFNLIESIKKSWENDVHWHIYSRFDLAGGIDGQDIKLIEFNADTPTALFETALLQWAILKSNDMDEERQFNNVYEAVTNNFKRLVTLFDDTDKFEEFYDGWKILFSSVEGNDEEEATTKLLQQMATDAGFVTKFEFLQNVRFDEDGIYDSDDINYEYWFKLYPWEDIAVDEPELATTLTNIIQNQKAIILNPAYTLLFQSKGMMAILCELFPDSPYLLKTSFEPLQGLKQVEKPVFGREGANTKIIEANGSISIQTDGPYANHKKIYQEYVEFPEDVHGKKYQAGVFFAYEACGLSFRKGGDILDNMSKFVGHVIL, encoded by the coding sequence ATGATAACGACACAAAAACTGAGTCCAATAGACGATGAAACCTTAGAAGAGATAGGCTTTACCTGGCACACTGATTCTGACGGCAGCAAGTATGTCAGCGATGAACTTGTAGAAGTCACCCAGGAAGAAGCAGAGGCCTATTATGAGGCAGCAAATACTCTTTATGATATGTATGTCGAAGCAGCCGAATATGTCATCAGCAATGATCTCTTTTTTGATTTGGGCATTCCTTTCAATCTTATAGAGAGCATTAAAAAAAGCTGGGAAAACGATGTCCATTGGCATATTTACAGTCGTTTTGATTTGGCAGGCGGTATTGACGGACAGGATATAAAACTTATAGAATTCAATGCCGACACCCCTACAGCACTTTTTGAGACTGCACTTTTACAATGGGCAATTTTAAAATCCAATGATATGGACGAAGAGCGTCAGTTTAACAATGTATATGAGGCCGTCACTAACAATTTTAAAAGACTCGTTACACTCTTTGATGACACAGACAAGTTTGAAGAATTCTATGACGGCTGGAAAATTCTTTTTTCTTCTGTTGAAGGCAATGACGAAGAAGAAGCCACCACAAAACTCCTGCAGCAAATGGCAACCGATGCCGGATTTGTTACAAAGTTTGAGTTTTTACAGAATGTCCGCTTTGATGAAGATGGCATTTATGACAGTGATGACATAAATTATGAGTACTGGTTTAAACTTTATCCGTGGGAAGACATTGCAGTTGATGAGCCGGAACTCGCCACAACACTCACAAATATCATTCAAAACCAAAAAGCCATCATTTTAAACCCTGCCTATACTTTACTCTTCCAGTCAAAAGGAATGATGGCAATTTTATGTGAACTTTTTCCGGATTCGCCTTACCTTCTTAAAACCTCTTTTGAACCGCTTCAGGGACTCAAGCAAGTTGAAAAACCTGTTTTTGGACGCGAAGGTGCCAATACAAAGATTATTGAAGCAAACGGAAGTATCAGCATTCAGACTGACGGTCCCTATGCGAATCATAAAAAAATCTACCAGGAATATGTGGAATTTCCAGAAGATGTCCATGGAAAAAAATATCAGGCAGGTGTTTTCTTTGCCTATGAAGCCTGTGGCCTGAGTTTTAGAAAAGGCGGAGATATTTTAGACAATATGAGTAAATTTGTAGGCCATGTTATACTTTAG
- a CDS encoding MipA/OmpV family protein, with product MKYFIILVLLFLHLTAQQNKQEITIGAGPYFQSQPYKEASALVLPSPVIFFDNSVVYARWSRFGLYFLGDKKEEYSWGFSFTVQPRTLGYKASDSVSLQGMSDKDSTMEGGIAFSAGYKDSAYIEVMLLADILNKYNSWVGSVEIGDKYTAGRFIFYPSAVLLYQPRKFLDYYYGVKNSEATLQRPAYMPKGGFSFAVQTYIKYPLTKKLSALLNIRADRIPNSAYNSPLVNNKFIYSGLASVIYTFIY from the coding sequence ATGAAATATTTCATAATCTTGGTGTTGTTGTTTTTACATCTTACAGCCCAACAAAACAAACAGGAAATTACTATCGGTGCCGGACCGTACTTTCAGAGTCAACCGTACAAGGAGGCTTCTGCCCTTGTTTTGCCTTCACCGGTAATCTTTTTTGACAATTCTGTTGTGTATGCAAGATGGAGCAGATTCGGGCTTTACTTTTTAGGAGACAAAAAAGAGGAATATTCCTGGGGATTTTCCTTTACTGTGCAGCCGAGAACACTTGGCTACAAAGCATCAGACTCCGTCTCTTTACAGGGAATGAGTGACAAAGACTCAACAATGGAAGGTGGTATTGCTTTTAGTGCCGGCTATAAAGACTCTGCCTATATTGAAGTAATGCTTTTGGCCGACATCCTCAATAAATATAATTCATGGGTAGGCAGTGTAGAAATTGGTGACAAGTACACAGCAGGTCGATTTATTTTTTATCCGAGTGCTGTACTTTTATACCAGCCCAGAAAATTTCTTGACTATTATTACGGCGTCAAAAATTCCGAAGCAACACTGCAGCGTCCTGCTTACATGCCAAAGGGAGGATTTTCATTTGCCGTGCAAACATATATTAAATATCCTCTGACCAAAAAGCTCTCAGCTCTTTTGAACATAAGAGCAGACAGAATTCCAAACAGTGCCTACAACAGTCCTTTGGTAAACAACAAATTTATTTACTCTGGACTTGCCTCGGTTATCTACACTTTTATCTATTGA
- the carB gene encoding carbamoyl-phosphate synthase large subunit, producing the protein MPKRTDIKTILLIGSGPIIIGQACEFDYSGTQAVKTLKELGYRVVLINSNPATIMTDPEFADRTYIEPIKEDVIAKIIKDEKVDAVLPTMGGQTALNVAMSMYEKGMLEGVEFLGANPEAINKGEDRQLFNEAMTKIGMDLPKSRNAYSVEEAIEVVKEIGFPVISRASFTLAGGGSGVAYNMEEFKKLAQEGISASPVNEIEIMESMLGWKEYEMEVIRDKADNCIIVCSIENFDPMGVHTGDSITVAPALTLTDKEYQRMRDASFAILREVGVDTGGSNVQFSIDPKTGRMIVIEMNPRVSRSSALASKATGYPIAKVATLLAVGFTLDEIENDITGTPAAFEPVIDYVVTKIPRFTFEKFPEAQSTLSTSMKSVGEVMAIGRTFKESVQKALCSLETGLCGFDDIEADDEFVKHEIRRPNADRILYVAEGFRRGMSIQEMFDTCQIDPWFLYQIQEMMKTEATINDKILFDEELMRKVKVDGFSDKRIAQLIAKNSQETVSEDLIYEARKKLGISLEYNEVDTCAAEFEALTPYLYSTTNITKLPNVTNRQSDKQKVLILGGGPNRIGQGIEFDYCCVHAAFALKEMGIETIMYNCNPETVSTDYDTSDVLYFEPIDFEHVREVIENENPDGIIVHFGGQTPLKLADSLTKIGAKISGTPSSVIDLAEDREQFSDFVKAHNLKQPANGLARTKEESFIIAERLGYPVLVRPSFVLGGRGMRIVYSEDELRQYMDLAISVSNEAPVLVDKFLDQAIELDVDCICDGKDVYIGSVMQHIEEAGIHSGDSACSLPPMNLTQDMIEKVEQQTKVIALGLGVVGLMNVQYAIYQDEIYLIEVNPRASRTVPFVSKATGMPLAKVATRVMMGKDLRSSLAYYDKYEIVEEHNGLLRPRLKGHVSVKEAVFPFHKLYGADLVLSPEMKSTGEVMGISKNFGVSFAKAQLSAGNNIPTGGTCFLSFVDTDKKHAPEIAKGLVEHGFRLVATKGTQKAIEEAGIACEVVLKISEGRPNIEDSMKNDEIAMAINTSDNNTSKKDAVVIRQEVLKRSIPYFTTLSAARALILALDEMEDEKWSSSTALQDFLV; encoded by the coding sequence ATGCCAAAACGCACCGACATAAAAACTATTTTACTTATAGGTTCTGGCCCGATTATTATCGGTCAGGCCTGTGAATTTGACTATTCTGGAACACAGGCTGTTAAAACATTAAAAGAATTGGGTTACCGCGTTGTTCTCATCAACTCAAATCCTGCAACCATTATGACTGATCCTGAATTTGCAGACAGAACCTATATAGAACCTATCAAAGAAGATGTTATCGCCAAAATCATCAAAGATGAAAAAGTAGATGCTGTTTTGCCGACTATGGGCGGACAGACTGCACTCAATGTAGCTATGAGTATGTATGAAAAAGGGATGCTTGAAGGTGTAGAATTTTTAGGTGCAAACCCTGAAGCAATTAACAAAGGCGAAGACAGACAGCTTTTTAATGAAGCGATGACAAAAATCGGTATGGATTTGCCAAAAAGCAGAAATGCCTACAGTGTTGAAGAGGCCATAGAAGTTGTCAAAGAGATAGGTTTTCCGGTCATCTCAAGAGCTTCGTTTACTCTTGCCGGTGGCGGTTCCGGTGTTGCCTATAACATGGAAGAGTTTAAAAAACTTGCACAAGAAGGCATTTCAGCTTCACCGGTGAATGAAATAGAGATTATGGAATCCATGCTTGGATGGAAAGAGTATGAAATGGAAGTTATCCGTGACAAAGCGGACAACTGTATCATTGTTTGTTCTATAGAAAATTTCGACCCTATGGGTGTCCACACAGGAGACTCTATAACAGTAGCCCCTGCCCTAACACTCACAGACAAAGAGTATCAAAGAATGCGTGATGCCTCTTTTGCAATTTTACGTGAAGTCGGCGTTGACACAGGTGGCTCAAACGTTCAGTTTTCCATTGACCCAAAAACAGGACGCATGATTGTCATTGAGATGAATCCGCGTGTTTCGCGTTCTTCTGCATTGGCAAGTAAGGCAACAGGATATCCTATTGCCAAAGTAGCCACCCTTTTAGCAGTCGGATTTACCCTTGATGAGATTGAAAATGACATCACGGGAACACCTGCTGCATTTGAGCCGGTTATAGATTATGTTGTTACAAAAATACCGCGTTTTACATTTGAAAAATTTCCTGAAGCACAAAGTACACTCAGCACATCTATGAAATCAGTCGGTGAAGTTATGGCAATTGGTCGTACTTTTAAAGAGTCTGTTCAAAAAGCACTCTGCTCCCTTGAAACAGGACTTTGCGGTTTTGATGACATTGAGGCGGATGATGAATTTGTTAAACATGAGATCCGTCGTCCCAATGCTGACAGAATCTTGTATGTTGCCGAAGGTTTTCGTCGTGGCATGAGTATACAGGAGATGTTTGACACCTGCCAGATTGATCCATGGTTCTTGTATCAAATACAAGAGATGATGAAAACAGAAGCAACCATCAACGATAAAATCCTTTTTGATGAGGAGTTAATGCGAAAAGTAAAAGTTGACGGTTTTTCTGACAAAAGAATTGCACAGCTTATCGCAAAAAATTCTCAAGAAACAGTGAGTGAAGACCTGATCTATGAAGCAAGAAAAAAGCTTGGCATCAGTTTGGAATACAATGAAGTAGACACTTGTGCCGCTGAGTTTGAAGCACTCACTCCTTATCTCTACTCAACAACAAACATTACAAAACTGCCAAATGTCACAAACCGACAGAGTGATAAACAAAAAGTGCTTATTTTAGGCGGTGGACCAAATCGTATAGGACAGGGAATCGAGTTTGACTACTGTTGTGTTCATGCGGCATTCGCACTTAAAGAGATGGGCATAGAGACCATCATGTATAACTGTAATCCTGAAACAGTCTCTACCGACTATGACACATCTGATGTACTCTATTTTGAACCGATAGATTTTGAACATGTACGCGAAGTGATAGAAAATGAAAATCCTGATGGAATTATCGTTCACTTTGGAGGGCAAACACCACTCAAACTTGCGGACTCTTTGACAAAAATCGGTGCAAAAATTTCAGGAACACCCTCATCCGTCATTGATTTGGCAGAAGACAGAGAACAGTTTAGCGACTTTGTAAAAGCACATAATCTCAAACAGCCTGCAAATGGTTTGGCACGGACAAAAGAAGAATCATTCATTATAGCTGAGCGATTGGGTTATCCTGTGCTTGTTCGCCCTTCTTTTGTTCTTGGCGGACGCGGGATGCGTATTGTCTACTCAGAAGATGAACTTCGTCAATACATGGATCTTGCCATTTCTGTCTCCAATGAGGCCCCTGTTTTAGTAGACAAATTTTTGGATCAGGCCATTGAGCTTGATGTGGATTGTATTTGTGACGGCAAAGATGTCTACATCGGTTCTGTTATGCAACACATCGAAGAGGCAGGCATACACTCCGGAGATTCGGCATGTTCACTACCTCCGATGAATTTAACACAGGATATGATAGAAAAAGTTGAGCAGCAGACAAAAGTCATCGCACTCGGTCTTGGCGTTGTCGGACTGATGAATGTACAGTATGCAATTTATCAGGACGAAATCTATCTTATTGAGGTCAATCCTCGTGCTTCACGTACAGTTCCTTTTGTCTCAAAAGCAACCGGTATGCCTCTTGCAAAAGTAGCCACACGTGTTATGATGGGCAAAGATTTAAGAAGTTCACTCGCCTACTATGACAAATATGAAATAGTTGAAGAACACAACGGTCTGCTTCGTCCTCGTCTCAAAGGGCATGTCTCTGTCAAAGAAGCGGTATTTCCTTTTCATAAACTTTACGGTGCCGATTTGGTATTAAGTCCGGAAATGAAGTCTACGGGTGAAGTCATGGGTATCAGTAAAAACTTCGGGGTAAGTTTTGCAAAAGCACAGCTCAGTGCAGGAAACAATATTCCGACAGGCGGAACATGTTTCCTCTCTTTTGTTGATACAGATAAAAAACATGCTCCTGAAATAGCAAAAGGTCTGGTTGAACACGGCTTTAGACTTGTTGCAACAAAAGGGACACAAAAGGCCATAGAAGAAGCAGGCATAGCATGTGAAGTGGTTTTAAAAATTTCAGAAGGTCGTCCAAATATCGAAGACAGCATGAAAAATGATGAAATAGCAATGGCAATTAATACATCTGACAACAACACATCCAAAAAAGATGCTGTTGTCATTCGCCAAGAAGTGCTTAAAAGAAGTATTCCTTACTTTACAACACTCAGTGCAGCAAGAGCACTGATACTCGCACTCGATGAGATGGAAGATGAAAAATGGTCAAGCTCAACAGCCCTGCAAGATTTTTTAGTATAA
- the hemC gene encoding hydroxymethylbilane synthase — protein sequence MQKLTIATRVSDLALWQAYHIKERIEVSFPEIEVVLNKIVSNGDKVLDKPLALIGGKGHFTKELEDEMLTGNAELAVHSLKDVPTYIPDGLELIAVTQRQDQSDVFLSHTYKTLEDLPEGAVVGTTSLRRRMQLLQKRPDLKVKDLRGNVNTRLRKLQEGQYDAIILAWIGLSRLDLLKDIPYTQKLSLDMMIPPMGQAALGIEIVTGNEKVREIAQSLNDEDTFTCTQIERDFISKIGAGCSAPVACNAVIEDDNVVFRVMLGFPNGTHIMQEKVVRSIEESKNLGKELAQKMIDKGALDLLKEAEKTAFKDEMPQRL from the coding sequence ATGCAAAAATTAACAATAGCAACACGTGTTTCAGACTTGGCACTTTGGCAGGCATATCATATCAAGGAAAGAATTGAAGTAAGTTTTCCTGAAATAGAAGTAGTGCTTAACAAAATAGTAAGTAACGGCGATAAGGTTTTAGACAAACCTTTGGCTCTCATCGGTGGGAAAGGGCATTTTACCAAAGAGCTTGAAGATGAGATGCTCACAGGCAATGCAGAGCTTGCTGTACACAGTTTAAAAGATGTGCCGACATATATTCCCGATGGTCTGGAACTGATAGCTGTGACGCAACGTCAGGACCAAAGTGATGTTTTTTTATCGCATACTTACAAAACACTTGAAGATTTGCCGGAGGGCGCAGTGGTTGGGACAACAAGTCTGCGACGCAGGATGCAACTTTTGCAAAAAAGACCTGATTTAAAAGTCAAGGATTTGAGAGGAAATGTCAACACACGTTTGAGAAAGTTACAAGAAGGGCAGTACGATGCGATAATTTTGGCATGGATAGGACTCAGCAGACTCGATTTGCTCAAAGATATTCCCTATACCCAAAAGCTCTCTCTTGATATGATGATACCGCCAATGGGGCAGGCTGCCCTGGGTATTGAAATTGTAACCGGCAATGAAAAGGTACGAGAAATCGCACAAAGTCTCAATGACGAAGATACCTTTACATGTACACAGATTGAGAGAGATTTTATATCGAAAATCGGAGCGGGATGTTCGGCTCCTGTTGCCTGCAATGCTGTTATAGAAGATGATAATGTTGTTTTCAGAGTTATGCTTGGATTTCCAAACGGAACACATATTATGCAGGAAAAAGTCGTAAGAAGTATAGAAGAAAGTAAAAATTTAGGCAAAGAACTTGCCCAAAAAATGATAGACAAAGGTGCACTGGATTTACTCAAAGAAGCAGAAAAAACTGCTTTTAAAGATGAAATGCCACAAAGACTCTAA
- a CDS encoding ISAs1 family transposase has translation MKLTRTKALLESLKSIPDYRVDTGKIEYPLHEVLFMTLFALIKGNTTFKDIFSWMIYNKDNAILKEIFDKEEITIPSKSTYHRLLINTDNNALEKVFREFFFPFIAQENIAIDGKWLRGSDVNGQYTQERHKAILNILDKDIKIVFAHKFLDKNKSSEITALKEVLNDNIFSNEGQIFSFDALLTQSEILNTIDEQGNRYIAKLKDNQKHLKEKAIKTIEEFNQPTDRVDDEDSYLTENNKRVSRKVEVFQNKSADLVMYHENFQNIQSLIKVTKTLTNAQTGEVTISTQYLMANFKTTAKEFLQKILQHWRVETYHYHLDMLTEEDDHIAYKEPFSIAILRSFTVNLYQLFLNENKDKKVLLTGKTTMADIKRNALYRDDFSVQLIESNYID, from the coding sequence ATCAAATTAACACGCACAAAAGCCTTACTTGAATCGCTAAAAAGTATCCCAGACTATAGAGTAGATACAGGGAAGATAGAATATCCATTGCACGAAGTTCTTTTCATGACACTTTTTGCACTTATCAAAGGAAATACAACTTTTAAGGATATATTTTCATGGATGATATATAACAAAGACAATGCAATACTCAAAGAGATTTTTGATAAAGAAGAGATAACGATTCCTTCCAAATCAACATATCATCGTTTATTGATAAACACAGATAATAATGCTTTGGAAAAAGTATTTAGAGAGTTCTTTTTTCCATTCATTGCACAAGAAAATATTGCTATTGACGGGAAGTGGCTGAGAGGTAGCGACGTGAATGGTCAATACACACAGGAAAGACATAAAGCAATACTAAATATCTTGGATAAAGATATAAAAATAGTGTTTGCTCACAAGTTTTTAGATAAAAATAAGAGTAGCGAAATTACTGCACTCAAAGAGGTTTTAAACGATAATATTTTTAGCAATGAAGGACAGATATTTTCCTTTGATGCACTGCTTACTCAATCAGAGATTCTCAACACTATTGATGAGCAAGGTAACAGATATATAGCAAAACTCAAAGATAACCAGAAACACCTCAAAGAGAAAGCTATAAAGACCATAGAAGAGTTTAATCAGCCTACAGATAGAGTTGATGATGAAGATAGCTATTTAACTGAAAACAACAAAAGAGTCTCTCGAAAAGTAGAAGTTTTTCAAAATAAAAGTGCTGATTTAGTTATGTATCATGAGAACTTTCAAAATATTCAATCACTCATTAAAGTGACGAAAACATTAACAAATGCACAGACTGGTGAAGTTACAATTTCAACTCAATATTTAATGGCTAACTTTAAAACAACTGCAAAAGAGTTTCTTCAAAAGATACTGCAACATTGGAGAGTGGAAACATATCACTATCACTTAGATATGCTTACTGAAGAAGATGACCATATAGCATATAAAGAGCCTTTCTCTATAGCTATTCTTAGAAGTTTTACTGTTAATCTTTATCAGTTGTTTTTAAATGAGAACAAAGATAAAAAGGTACTCCTAACCGGTAAAACTACAATGGCAGATATTAAAAGAAATGCTCTTTATCGTGATGATTTTAGTGTTCAATTGATTGAATCAAACTATATTGATTAA